From Cucumis melo cultivar AY chromosome 1, USDA_Cmelo_AY_1.0, whole genome shotgun sequence, a single genomic window includes:
- the LOC103489644 gene encoding uncharacterized protein LOC103489644 has translation MDDSNNKALSIMEPKPSHPLHQIAETPTHKLLLKQWLKEEELIFGRISLKETQIDSVRKEITMLHIFFFVFHSTAILLLFNASTKDFHGVACKRSWIPSLCSLLFSLGIIWAVRYKTDVEAHLEKLLEREKEDRNLLSKCVDELKRKGIEFDLLKEVDALRRAKSLRVEAKAVRKWSSRDFITLFFFSVSCMFLGVIRVVLCNN, from the coding sequence ATGGATGATAGCAACAACAAAGCCTTATCAATCATGGAACCAAAACCTTCACACCCACTTCACCAAATTGCAGAAACCCCAACTCACAAACTTCTTCTCAAGCAATGGCTCAAGGAAGAAGAACTAATCTTCGGCAGAATTTCACTCAAAGAAACCCAAATCGACTCTGTTAGAAAAGAAATCACAATGCTTCacatcttcttcttcgtcttccaCTCTACAGCCATACTCCTTCTCTTCAATGCCTCCACCAAGGATTTCCATGGCGTTGCCTGTAAGAGATCATGGATTCCTTCACTCTGTTCTCTCTTGTTCTCGCTGGGAATCATTTGGGCTGTGAGATACAAGACGGATGTTGAAGCCCATTTGGAGAAATTGCTTGAAAGGGAAAAAGAAGACAGGAATTTGTTGTCTAAGTGTGTGGATGAATTGAAGAGGAAAGGGATTGAATTTGATTTGCTGAAGGAAGTGGATGCGCTGAGGAGGGCAAAGAGTCTGAGAGTTGAAGCTAAGGCTGTGAGGAAATGGTCTTCCAGGGATTTCATCACTCTGTTTTTCTTCTCCGTTTCTTGTATGTTTCTTGGGGTTATTAGGGTGGTTCTATGTAACAACTAA